The following are encoded in a window of Thermococcus sp. CX2 genomic DNA:
- a CDS encoding ribose-phosphate diphosphokinase: protein MIVVGSGARHLEEEVRALGGELVEVEIKKFPDGEKYVRVLGSGDEALVVQSTFKPQDENLIELLLIGDALRERGFTKLRAVVPYLAYSRQDRVTKEGEPISVRAIMRAIGLYYDELYVFDLHNPETLRFFPGKAVNLSPARAIAEYFKDKLGDGVVLAPDKGARERARAVAEKLGLEYSHFEKKRVSPTEVKMWPVDIDVAGKNVLIVDDIISTGGTMVKAANLLREMGAEKIFVAATHGVFAEGAIERVSRAVDELAVTNTIPTPVSRISIVPDILAL from the coding sequence ATGATCGTCGTTGGAAGCGGTGCGAGGCACCTTGAGGAAGAGGTTAGAGCTCTCGGCGGGGAACTCGTTGAGGTTGAGATAAAGAAGTTCCCAGATGGGGAAAAATACGTCAGAGTCCTTGGCTCTGGTGATGAGGCTTTGGTGGTGCAGTCCACTTTTAAGCCCCAAGACGAGAACCTCATCGAGCTCCTTCTTATCGGTGATGCCCTCCGCGAGAGGGGGTTCACCAAGCTTAGGGCCGTTGTTCCTTACTTGGCATACTCGAGGCAGGACAGGGTCACCAAGGAGGGCGAGCCGATAAGCGTTAGGGCAATAATGAGGGCGATAGGTCTCTACTACGACGAGCTCTACGTCTTCGACCTACACAATCCCGAAACCCTGAGGTTCTTCCCTGGAAAGGCCGTTAACCTCTCTCCGGCGAGGGCAATAGCCGAGTACTTCAAGGATAAGCTCGGCGACGGTGTAGTCCTTGCCCCCGATAAGGGCGCGCGCGAGAGGGCCAGAGCTGTGGCGGAAAAGCTCGGCCTTGAGTACAGCCACTTTGAGAAGAAGCGCGTTTCGCCGACGGAAGTGAAGATGTGGCCCGTAGATATAGACGTGGCCGGGAAGAACGTCCTCATAGTTGATGACATCATCAGCACGGGCGGGACGATGGTTAAGGCAGCCAACCTGCTCAGGGAGATGGGGGCCGAAAAGATATTCGTTGCGGCAACCCACGGTGTCTTTGCCGAGGGTGCTATTGAGCGCGTCAGCAGAGCCGTTGACGAGCTTGCGGTTACGAACACCATACCGACGCCGGTTTCGAGGATAAGCATCGTGCCTGATATACTGGCGCTTTAA
- a CDS encoding DUF1614 domain-containing protein encodes MNSRRLIVPPVSIPILIVMFLLFVILFVFFSSIVTAAFERLGIPPQVAYALFLFALFGSFINIPIAEETSYEPVLRVREVRFFGIPYPVPYFDWEERKVIIAVNVGGALVPLSVVIYGLLRTIYLGQFGLLFNTLVAIAIASLFSNAVAKPVKGLGIAMPMLLPPLMAVILALFLGDGNPPLVAYASGTMGVLIGADLMNWNKIKNLGAPMVSIGGAGTFDGIFLAGIIAVLLA; translated from the coding sequence ATGAATAGCCGCCGCCTTATAGTTCCGCCTGTCTCGATTCCCATACTTATCGTGATGTTCCTCCTCTTTGTGATTCTCTTCGTGTTCTTCTCGAGCATCGTTACGGCCGCCTTTGAGAGGCTGGGAATCCCACCACAGGTGGCCTATGCTCTCTTTCTCTTCGCCCTCTTTGGCAGCTTCATCAACATCCCCATAGCTGAAGAGACCTCCTACGAGCCCGTCTTGAGGGTGAGGGAGGTCAGGTTCTTTGGGATACCCTACCCAGTTCCGTACTTCGATTGGGAGGAGCGAAAGGTTATAATAGCGGTAAACGTCGGCGGCGCCTTGGTTCCTCTAAGCGTCGTCATATACGGGCTGCTAAGGACCATCTACCTTGGCCAGTTCGGGCTACTCTTCAACACATTAGTCGCCATAGCAATCGCCTCGCTGTTCAGCAACGCCGTTGCAAAACCGGTTAAGGGCCTTGGAATAGCGATGCCGATGTTGCTCCCACCACTAATGGCAGTGATTCTGGCACTTTTCTTGGGAGACGGCAATCCCCCGCTGGTGGCCTACGCGAGTGGAACGATGGGAGTTTTAATCGGCGCTGATTTGATGAACTGGAATAAAATCAAGAACCTCGGCGCACCGATGGTGAGCATCGGCGGTGCTGGAACCTTCGACGGCATCTTCCTGGCAGGAATAATTGCCGTTCTTTTAGCATGA
- a CDS encoding ASCH domain-containing protein, with protein sequence MPMGEPNLKKGLIVREPFASLIVEGKKTWEIRKSRTKVRGEILILNGGRALGKAELVEVLGPFTPEELAEHRDKHLVDLDFLVDYSNGKALYAWVLRNAEKFEKPIKVDIAKGAQVWANVRVDEDE encoded by the coding sequence ATGCCTATGGGTGAGCCGAACCTCAAGAAAGGTCTCATAGTACGGGAGCCCTTCGCGAGCTTAATCGTTGAAGGGAAGAAGACATGGGAGATACGGAAGTCCCGAACCAAAGTGAGGGGTGAGATTCTCATTCTCAACGGAGGAAGGGCTTTGGGAAAGGCTGAACTCGTCGAGGTTCTCGGGCCTTTCACACCCGAAGAGCTCGCTGAGCACAGGGACAAGCACCTCGTTGATTTGGATTTCCTGGTGGATTACTCAAACGGAAAAGCCCTCTACGCGTGGGTTCTCCGCAATGCGGAGAAGTTTGAGAAGCCCATTAAGGTAGACATTGCCAAAGGGGCCCAGGTCTGGGCCAACGTGAGGGTGGATGAAGATGAATAG
- a CDS encoding MBL fold metallo-hydrolase, which translates to MRIIWYGHACFWVETNGVRLLIDPYPEVDDDRIGEVDYILITHEHSDHYGKVELLSRLRNATVIGPKPVYLMAISDGVTRVKEIEEGQTLELDNGVKVTAIYMEHPSSQYPLGYLIEGDKTVFHTGDTYSAPALQRLRGNIDVLMVPISGRSTANEREAAQIIEDIRPKIVIPMHYGVYGGGSVEKLQDELRKRRVWAVVKPLQLYEELSL; encoded by the coding sequence ATGAGGATCATCTGGTACGGACACGCGTGCTTTTGGGTCGAGACCAACGGCGTGAGACTGCTCATCGACCCCTACCCTGAGGTTGACGATGACCGAATTGGTGAGGTTGACTACATCCTCATAACCCACGAGCACAGTGACCACTACGGAAAGGTCGAGCTGCTCTCAAGGCTCCGCAATGCGACGGTCATAGGGCCAAAGCCAGTCTACCTTATGGCCATCAGCGATGGCGTAACCAGGGTAAAGGAGATTGAAGAGGGTCAAACCCTCGAACTTGACAACGGGGTTAAAGTTACGGCGATCTACATGGAGCACCCCTCGAGCCAGTACCCGCTTGGATACCTGATAGAGGGCGACAAGACGGTATTCCACACTGGAGATACCTACTCAGCTCCAGCCCTTCAGAGACTCCGAGGAAATATCGATGTGCTGATGGTGCCCATAAGCGGCCGTTCAACGGCAAATGAGCGAGAAGCCGCACAAATCATCGAGGACATCAGGCCAAAGATAGTTATTCCAATGCACTACGGGGTTTACGGCGGGGGCAGCGTCGAGAAGCTTCAGGACGAGCTGAGAAAGAGGCGTGTTTGGGCTGTAGTAAAACCCCTCCAGCTCTACGAGGAGCTCTCACTTTAG
- the radB gene encoding DNA repair and recombination protein RadB → MLTTGVKSLDELLGGGIASEVLTQVYGSFATGKTTLALQVGLLSGGKVAYIDTEGGFSPERLAQMASAWGLDPDETLHRFILFTPSDFKEQRRTIGSLKRIIDKTFSLIVVDSITAHYRVEEQRRNLTAELGKQLQVLLWLARKNRIPVIVINQVHFDSRAERLKPVAEHTLGYRCKDILRLDKLNTPGLRVAILERHRFKPEGGIVYFRITEKGIEDALETGEVKKEDNITPF, encoded by the coding sequence ATGCTGACCACGGGGGTCAAATCACTCGACGAGCTATTAGGAGGCGGCATAGCCTCCGAGGTTCTAACCCAGGTTTATGGTAGCTTTGCAACTGGCAAAACTACGCTGGCGCTCCAGGTCGGACTTCTGAGTGGAGGGAAGGTCGCATACATTGATACAGAGGGAGGTTTTTCTCCAGAGCGGCTCGCTCAAATGGCCTCAGCGTGGGGTCTTGATCCCGACGAGACTCTTCATAGATTCATCCTATTCACACCGAGTGACTTCAAGGAGCAGAGACGAACGATAGGCAGCCTGAAGAGGATTATTGACAAAACGTTTTCCCTCATCGTCGTTGATTCCATAACCGCCCACTACCGCGTAGAGGAGCAGAGGAGGAACCTGACAGCTGAATTAGGGAAGCAGTTACAGGTTCTCCTCTGGCTCGCGAGGAAGAACAGAATTCCAGTCATCGTCATAAACCAGGTGCACTTCGACTCCCGCGCCGAGAGGCTCAAGCCGGTGGCCGAGCACACCCTCGGTTACCGCTGCAAGGACATACTGAGGTTGGACAAGCTGAACACGCCGGGGCTAAGGGTTGCAATCCTTGAGAGGCACCGCTTTAAGCCAGAGGGCGGGATAGTCTACTTCAGGATAACGGAGAAGGGCATAGAGGACGCGCTTGAAACTGGGGAGGTCAAGAAAGAGGACAACATCACTCCATTCTGA
- a CDS encoding ribonuclease E/G, with amino-acid sequence MSTDTGVSVRIRGIYSTALTKVLLDRGFGISQPSQKIVERFNLDRTYDEFDVDIYDKKDHHGVILVGTKVEEVRKVLEEELIDVFFRRLPYQLYGIYKGMVVKRDERYVYIDIGSAIGTVVAEELPNVMEGDEVLVQVKKHNLLPHLSVTLTIPGDYAVLIPKPIGAQRHVKISRKIRDQGERERLRILGLSIDLGEWGILWRTAAAYKDWNTLRDEIIRLSKLADRLKKADSYTAPSVIIEGRNIYEVEFGGGAKKKLDEIRNKVVPTVEGHHQLKAYDPELSFAVEIAEGILSKVPSQRERVKQGFWEALIANKGPKKGWLFSLEHYKPDGQRIRIGPGEILEVSMNPLKVTMKRHLKPGKVYDGLDLPIEFGDYVITEIEAGKWWFVHRYYDRNGNLKGEYYNINTPVEIYPDRARYVDLEVDIVKWPDGKKEIIDKEKLTEHYEEGIITEKLYRAVLRITQEVFEKV; translated from the coding sequence GTGTCTACAGACACAGGAGTTTCAGTTCGGATTAGGGGCATCTACAGCACGGCCCTGACCAAAGTGCTCCTTGACAGGGGCTTTGGTATCTCCCAGCCGAGCCAGAAGATCGTCGAGCGCTTCAACCTCGACAGAACCTACGACGAGTTTGATGTTGACATATACGACAAGAAGGATCACCATGGTGTTATTCTCGTCGGAACAAAGGTTGAGGAAGTTAGGAAAGTTCTGGAAGAGGAACTAATAGACGTTTTCTTTAGAAGGCTTCCCTACCAGCTCTACGGCATCTACAAGGGCATGGTGGTTAAACGGGATGAGCGCTACGTCTATATCGACATAGGGAGCGCCATCGGAACCGTCGTTGCAGAGGAACTTCCGAACGTTATGGAGGGCGATGAGGTTCTCGTTCAAGTGAAGAAGCACAACCTCCTGCCGCACCTGAGCGTTACCTTGACCATCCCCGGCGACTACGCCGTGCTGATTCCGAAGCCGATAGGGGCACAGAGGCACGTCAAGATTTCAAGGAAAATACGCGACCAGGGTGAGAGGGAGAGGCTGAGGATCCTCGGGCTGAGCATAGACCTCGGTGAGTGGGGTATCCTCTGGAGGACGGCCGCTGCCTACAAAGACTGGAACACCCTCAGGGACGAGATAATAAGGCTCTCAAAGCTCGCGGACAGGCTCAAGAAGGCCGATTCATACACAGCCCCGTCCGTTATAATCGAGGGAAGGAACATCTACGAGGTCGAGTTCGGTGGAGGAGCCAAGAAAAAGCTGGACGAGATAAGGAACAAGGTCGTTCCGACGGTCGAGGGCCACCACCAGCTCAAGGCATACGATCCCGAGCTGAGCTTCGCCGTCGAGATAGCCGAGGGTATTCTGAGCAAAGTCCCGTCCCAGAGGGAGAGGGTGAAGCAGGGCTTCTGGGAGGCGCTGATAGCCAACAAGGGTCCGAAGAAGGGCTGGCTCTTCAGCCTTGAACACTACAAACCCGACGGCCAGAGGATAAGAATCGGACCGGGCGAGATACTGGAGGTCTCAATGAACCCCCTGAAAGTGACCATGAAGCGCCATCTAAAGCCGGGTAAGGTCTACGACGGCCTAGACCTGCCGATAGAGTTCGGCGACTACGTGATCACCGAGATAGAGGCCGGAAAGTGGTGGTTCGTCCACAGGTACTACGACAGGAACGGCAACCTGAAGGGCGAGTACTACAACATCAACACTCCAGTTGAGATTTACCCGGACAGGGCGCGCTACGTGGACCTCGAGGTGGACATCGTCAAGTGGCCCGACGGCAAGAAGGAGATAATAGACAAGGAGAAGCTCACGGAGCACTACGAGGAGGGCATCATCACGGAGAAGCTCTATCGGGCCGTTCTGAGGATAACGCAGGAGGTCTTTGAGAAGGTCTGA
- the moaA gene encoding GTP 3',8-cyclase MoaA, with the protein MLFDRFGRPVTNLRISLTRDCNFRCFFCHREGQHFNARLELTPAEIERLVRIASRLGIKKVKLTGGEPTVRDDILEIVRRIKPYVADLSMTTNGSRLKELSKPLAEAGLDRVNVSLHSLRPEVYKRITGVDMLDTVLEGIDEAVKYLSPVKLNMTVMKGLNDGEIWDMIEFAAKTGVILQLIELEAPKEMTQTSFFRKYFFPLKPVEQKLEEMAVETKERRMHRRKKYFIPTDHGIAEVEVVRSMHNTMFCANCTRLRVTSNGKFKTCLLRKNDLIDFATALRNGASDEELIEIFKKAIRLREPYWK; encoded by the coding sequence GTGCTCTTCGACCGTTTCGGCAGGCCAGTGACTAACCTCAGGATTTCCCTCACGAGAGACTGCAACTTCCGGTGCTTCTTCTGCCATAGAGAGGGCCAGCACTTCAACGCGAGGTTAGAGCTCACTCCAGCTGAAATCGAGAGATTGGTTAGAATAGCCTCCCGCCTGGGGATAAAGAAGGTGAAACTCACCGGAGGCGAGCCAACGGTTAGGGACGACATCCTGGAAATAGTACGGCGCATAAAGCCCTATGTGGCCGACCTCTCCATGACAACCAACGGAAGCCGGCTTAAGGAGCTCTCGAAGCCCTTAGCAGAGGCAGGACTGGACAGGGTCAATGTCTCCCTTCACAGTCTAAGGCCAGAGGTTTACAAGCGCATAACGGGCGTTGATATGCTCGATACGGTTCTCGAGGGTATAGACGAGGCTGTAAAGTACCTAAGCCCGGTTAAGCTTAACATGACAGTGATGAAAGGCCTCAACGACGGCGAGATATGGGATATGATAGAGTTCGCCGCCAAAACAGGGGTAATACTCCAACTGATAGAGCTGGAAGCTCCAAAGGAGATGACCCAGACGAGCTTTTTCAGGAAGTATTTCTTCCCACTAAAACCAGTGGAGCAAAAGCTGGAGGAGATGGCCGTTGAGACAAAGGAACGGCGGATGCACAGGAGGAAGAAATACTTCATACCAACGGACCACGGCATCGCGGAGGTGGAAGTAGTTCGCTCGATGCACAACACAATGTTCTGCGCCAACTGCACGAGGCTTAGAGTAACCTCCAACGGAAAGTTCAAGACGTGCCTACTTAGGAAGAACGACCTTATCGACTTCGCTACCGCCCTCAGAAACGGGGCCAGCGACGAGGAGCTCATTGAGATTTTCAAGAAAGCGATAAGATTGAGGGAACCATACTGGAAATAG
- a CDS encoding DUF835 domain-containing protein produces MEVNPLPLTVGLLLLLVTAYGILRARRYYGLADSPTRRFITGLEVALVLFGFAGGTMMILMAFLGEGLFLLVELVLITGFLFLVALSIRYLEEETQGIYGKKLTGETGIKKSDVFLVETTEEAKLLLKALERENVPIFVISRRPKDDWTRKFGINPEKFLWLSGVPHKHAVNPSSLHILREEAVKFMRNHDRSAIYIEGIEYLMFYVEFNAIAKFLFTLRDYALVNGAYMIVLASPSILDKKQFTILAKEFKKPDIEEVEEILFSKAFFGGITREDLDKLIGKTKVKSRKSEEQTGEGNASDSGSKEGSRSG; encoded by the coding sequence ATGGAAGTCAATCCCCTGCCCCTCACAGTGGGGCTTTTGCTCCTGCTTGTAACAGCCTATGGGATACTCAGAGCCAGGCGTTACTATGGCCTCGCAGACAGTCCCACTAGACGATTTATTACCGGGCTTGAAGTGGCATTGGTGCTCTTTGGGTTTGCCGGCGGGACCATGATGATCCTAATGGCTTTTCTCGGGGAAGGGCTATTTCTGCTGGTTGAACTTGTACTCATCACGGGATTTTTGTTCTTGGTAGCTCTGTCCATTAGATACCTAGAGGAAGAAACCCAGGGCATATATGGCAAAAAACTCACTGGAGAGACTGGAATAAAGAAGTCAGACGTTTTTCTCGTCGAAACTACTGAAGAAGCCAAACTTCTCCTGAAGGCCCTTGAGCGTGAGAACGTGCCAATCTTTGTCATCAGCAGACGACCAAAGGACGACTGGACGCGCAAATTCGGGATAAATCCCGAAAAATTCCTATGGCTCAGCGGAGTACCTCATAAGCATGCCGTTAACCCAAGCAGTTTGCACATCCTCAGGGAGGAAGCCGTGAAATTCATGAGGAATCACGACAGGAGTGCAATTTACATAGAGGGCATAGAATACCTAATGTTCTACGTGGAGTTCAATGCCATAGCAAAGTTTCTCTTCACACTTAGAGACTACGCACTCGTTAACGGTGCTTACATGATAGTCCTCGCCTCACCCTCGATCCTGGACAAAAAACAGTTCACCATCCTTGCCAAGGAATTCAAAAAGCCCGACATAGAGGAAGTTGAGGAAATACTATTCAGTAAGGCGTTCTTTGGGGGCATAACACGAGAGGACCTGGACAAGTTAATTGGAAAAACAAAGGTTAAAAGCAGAAAAAGTGAGGAGCAAACGGGAGAGGGGAATGCCAGCGATAGCGGTTCCAAAGAGGGAAGCAGATCCGGTTAA
- a CDS encoding class I SAM-dependent methyltransferase family protein encodes MPAIAVPKREADPVKRKLKRLGLYDGKRRPKREGELVLLPVLNPEEVRKLGYEVLDVDLPLRPERQIYKNLESVLAERLTPEELAHLRRYDVVGDIAVIQIPPELEHRVDDIVWGLRKVHPFLKVIARKGFHEGAFRIRDYSIIWGEHRLATVHKENGVRLRVDLSKAFFNPRMKGERYRLAQLVEDGERILIPFAGVLPYALVIARYKAVKITAIELNKEAYKLGIENLELNRKKLKGEIEFIHGDAFEILPKLTTFDRVISPTPKGVDALALTLSRAERWLHYYDFVHEDEISAFKERILRECEKLGKECEVRIKKVSDFKPHVFKVCADVKILEKG; translated from the coding sequence ATGCCAGCGATAGCGGTTCCAAAGAGGGAAGCAGATCCGGTTAAACGTAAGCTTAAACGGCTCGGCCTCTATGATGGGAAAAGACGTCCCAAGAGGGAAGGAGAGCTCGTTCTTCTACCGGTTTTGAATCCGGAAGAAGTGAGGAAGCTCGGCTACGAGGTTCTCGATGTTGACCTTCCACTTAGGCCCGAGAGGCAGATTTACAAGAACCTGGAGAGCGTTTTGGCAGAGCGCCTGACTCCAGAGGAGCTCGCCCACTTGAGGCGCTACGACGTTGTGGGTGATATAGCCGTAATCCAAATCCCTCCCGAGCTGGAGCACCGTGTTGACGACATCGTCTGGGGCCTGAGAAAAGTCCACCCCTTCCTGAAGGTTATAGCCCGGAAAGGCTTCCACGAGGGGGCCTTTAGAATTCGCGACTACTCGATAATCTGGGGCGAGCACCGCTTAGCCACGGTTCACAAGGAGAACGGGGTAAGGCTGAGGGTAGATTTAAGCAAGGCCTTCTTCAACCCGCGGATGAAGGGGGAGAGATACAGACTGGCCCAGCTCGTCGAGGACGGCGAGAGGATTCTGATACCCTTCGCCGGTGTCCTTCCCTACGCATTGGTTATAGCCCGCTATAAGGCGGTGAAGATAACGGCCATCGAGCTGAATAAAGAGGCCTACAAGCTCGGCATTGAGAACCTCGAACTCAACAGGAAAAAGCTCAAGGGAGAGATAGAGTTCATCCACGGCGATGCCTTTGAAATACTTCCAAAACTGACAACGTTCGACCGCGTTATAAGCCCAACGCCGAAAGGAGTGGATGCCCTAGCTCTAACCCTGAGCAGGGCCGAGAGATGGCTCCACTACTACGACTTTGTCCACGAGGACGAAATCAGCGCCTTCAAGGAAAGAATCCTAAGGGAATGCGAGAAACTGGGAAAAGAATGCGAGGTAAGGATAAAGAAGGTCAGCGACTTCAAGCCCCACGTCTTCAAGGTCTGTGCGGATGTAAAAATCTTGGAAAAAGGATAA
- a CDS encoding replication factor C large subunit produces MPSFDVPWVEKYRPRRLSEIVNQDKALEQVRAWIEAWLHGNAPKKKALILAGPPGTGKTTTIYALAREYGFEVIELNASDERTYEKIERYVQAAYTMDILGKRRKLIFLDEADNIEPSGAREIAKLIDKARNPIVMSANHYWEVPREIRNKAQIVEYKRLTQRDIMKALIRILKAEGVTVPKEILQEIAKHANGDLRAAINDLQTVVSGGIEDAEEVLAYRDVEKSVFQALAQLFATDNAKRAKLAVLGVDMYPHELLQWIDENLPYVYYKPEDIARAYEALSRADIYLGRAQRTGNYSLWKYATDMMTAGVAVAGVKKKGFVRIYPPKTIKLLTESKEERSLRDSIVKKIMKEMHMARMEALETLEIIKSIFQSNPEMAAHFTVFLELSEKEVEFLTGDKELARTIWGKSLNIHKKLKEARSELEEHVKAAVETMEEAGGEVTEEPGEAEEAEELSEEELEKAEEEIEPLEKEKKSDKIDKPKKKGKQATLFDFLKK; encoded by the coding sequence ATGCCGTCCTTCGACGTTCCCTGGGTTGAGAAGTACCGTCCGAGAAGGCTGAGCGAGATAGTGAACCAGGACAAGGCTTTGGAGCAGGTAAGGGCTTGGATAGAGGCCTGGCTGCACGGTAATGCACCGAAGAAGAAGGCTCTCATCCTCGCTGGGCCTCCGGGGACGGGCAAGACCACCACTATCTACGCCTTGGCCAGAGAGTACGGCTTTGAGGTCATCGAGCTCAACGCGAGCGACGAGAGGACCTACGAGAAGATAGAGCGCTACGTCCAGGCAGCCTACACGATGGACATCCTCGGAAAGAGGAGGAAACTGATATTCCTCGACGAGGCCGACAACATAGAGCCGAGCGGGGCCAGGGAGATAGCCAAGCTCATCGATAAAGCCAGGAACCCCATAGTCATGTCGGCCAACCACTACTGGGAGGTTCCGAGGGAAATAAGGAACAAGGCTCAAATCGTTGAATACAAGCGCCTGACCCAGAGGGACATAATGAAGGCCCTCATAAGGATTCTAAAGGCCGAGGGCGTAACCGTTCCAAAGGAAATCCTCCAGGAAATAGCCAAACACGCCAACGGCGACTTGAGGGCGGCAATAAACGACCTCCAGACGGTTGTCTCTGGTGGAATCGAGGATGCCGAGGAGGTCTTAGCTTATCGCGACGTGGAGAAGAGCGTCTTCCAGGCTTTAGCCCAGCTGTTCGCAACCGACAACGCCAAACGCGCCAAGCTGGCCGTTCTGGGCGTTGATATGTACCCCCACGAGCTCCTCCAGTGGATAGACGAGAACTTGCCCTACGTCTACTACAAGCCCGAAGATATCGCGAGGGCCTATGAAGCGCTCAGCAGAGCTGATATATACCTTGGCAGGGCCCAGAGAACGGGCAACTACTCGCTATGGAAGTACGCCACAGACATGATGACGGCTGGAGTCGCCGTTGCTGGGGTCAAGAAGAAGGGCTTCGTCAGGATTTATCCCCCAAAGACGATAAAGCTTCTCACGGAGAGCAAGGAAGAACGCTCGCTCAGGGACTCGATAGTGAAAAAAATCATGAAAGAGATGCACATGGCCAGGATGGAGGCCCTGGAGACGCTCGAGATCATCAAGTCGATATTCCAGAGCAACCCAGAGATGGCTGCGCACTTCACTGTTTTCCTCGAGCTGAGCGAGAAGGAGGTCGAGTTCCTGACCGGAGACAAGGAACTGGCCAGGACAATATGGGGCAAGAGCCTCAACATCCACAAGAAGCTGAAGGAGGCGCGGAGCGAGCTGGAGGAACACGTCAAAGCTGCCGTGGAAACCATGGAGGAAGCCGGAGGGGAGGTAACGGAGGAGCCAGGGGAGGCCGAAGAAGCCGAGGAGCTCAGCGAGGAGGAGCTTGAGAAGGCCGAGGAGGAGATAGAGCCCCTCGAGAAGGAGAAGAAATCTGACAAGATAGACAAGCCCAAGAAGAAGGGCAAGCAGGCGACTCTGTTCGACTTCCTGAAGAAGTGA
- a CDS encoding replication factor C small subunit: MRTTARSWTLRYKSFALTSSVHWPSGKLTSSSRGVNQPRAWHAQAIMAKGLIPSLPIKPLGKVVTMPEEVQEVKILEKPWVEKYRPVKLDDIVGQGHIVKRLKHYVRTGSMPHLLFAGPPGVGKTTAALCLARELFGEHWRHNFLELNASDERGINVIREKVKEFARTKPIGGASFKIIFLDEADALTQDAQQALRRTMEMFSTNVRFILSCNYSSKIIEPIQSRCAIFRFRPLNDDDIAKRIRYIAENEGLELTEDGLQALLYVAEGDLRRAINVLQAAAALDRKITDENVFLVASRARPEDVREMMNLALEGNFLKAREKLREILLKQGLSGEDVLIQMHREVFNLTIPEDKKVALADKIGEYNFRLVEGANEMIQLEALLAQFTLMGK; encoded by the coding sequence ATGAGAACCACCGCTAGAAGTTGGACATTGAGGTATAAAAGCTTTGCACTAACCAGTTCAGTACATTGGCCCAGCGGGAAGTTGACTTCCTCCAGCAGAGGGGTAAATCAGCCTCGTGCTTGGCACGCTCAAGCAATCATGGCAAAAGGCTTAATACCCTCGTTGCCCATTAAGCCTTTAGGTAAGGTGGTAACCATGCCAGAGGAAGTTCAGGAAGTTAAAATCCTCGAAAAGCCGTGGGTTGAGAAATACAGGCCCGTTAAGCTCGATGATATAGTCGGTCAGGGGCATATAGTCAAGCGCTTAAAGCACTACGTTAGAACCGGCTCAATGCCGCATCTGCTCTTCGCTGGCCCTCCTGGCGTTGGAAAAACAACCGCAGCACTATGTCTTGCTAGAGAACTCTTCGGGGAGCACTGGAGGCACAACTTCCTCGAGCTCAACGCGTCGGATGAAAGGGGCATCAACGTCATCCGCGAGAAGGTGAAGGAGTTCGCGAGAACTAAGCCGATAGGCGGTGCAAGCTTTAAGATAATCTTCCTCGACGAGGCGGACGCTTTAACCCAGGACGCCCAGCAGGCGCTTAGGAGAACAATGGAGATGTTCTCAACCAACGTGAGGTTCATACTCAGCTGTAATTACAGCAGCAAGATAATCGAGCCAATACAGTCGAGGTGTGCCATATTCCGCTTCAGGCCGCTCAACGACGATGACATAGCAAAGCGCATCAGGTACATAGCCGAGAACGAGGGGCTTGAGCTCACTGAGGACGGCCTTCAGGCGCTCCTTTATGTCGCTGAAGGCGACCTCAGGAGGGCAATAAACGTCCTTCAGGCGGCAGCAGCTTTAGACAGAAAGATAACCGACGAGAACGTCTTCCTCGTTGCGAGCAGGGCGAGACCAGAGGATGTACGTGAGATGATGAACCTGGCTCTGGAGGGCAACTTCCTTAAGGCGAGGGAAAAGCTGAGGGAGATACTCCTCAAGCAGGGCCTCAGCGGCGAGGACGTTTTAATTCAGATGCACAGGGAGGTCTTTAATCTGACGATCCCAGAGGACAAGAAGGTCGCTTTGGCGGACAAGATAGGCGAGTACAACTTCAGGCTCGTCGAAGGTGCGAACGAGATGATACAGCTCGAGGCTCTGCTCGCTCAGTTCACCCTGATGGGTAAGTGA